A part of Microbulbifer salipaludis genomic DNA contains:
- the yihA gene encoding ribosome biogenesis GTP-binding protein YihA/YsxC, whose protein sequence is MSESNVERINFRRAEFLISAPTLAECPEDTGAEVAFAGRSNAGKSSAINALTDNGKLARTSKTPGRTQLINFFRLSEQQRLVDLPGYGYAKVARSMKDEWQRHLAFYLEQRQCLKGLVLLMDIRQPLKEFDLQMLSWAVNAGLPAHILLTKADKLKNGPANNVRFAVEKELKALELDNNVSVQIFSSPKRKGLEKLEARLNQWLSLTPPEAQEDDNATPA, encoded by the coding sequence ATGTCTGAATCCAATGTAGAACGAATCAACTTCCGCCGTGCGGAATTTTTAATCAGTGCCCCCACCCTGGCGGAATGCCCGGAGGACACAGGCGCCGAGGTCGCGTTCGCGGGTCGCTCGAATGCGGGCAAATCCAGCGCCATCAACGCCCTGACCGACAACGGCAAGCTGGCGCGCACCTCCAAAACACCGGGGCGCACCCAGCTGATCAACTTCTTTCGCCTGAGTGAGCAGCAGCGACTGGTAGATCTGCCGGGCTATGGCTATGCCAAGGTAGCCCGCTCCATGAAAGACGAGTGGCAACGGCATCTCGCGTTTTACCTGGAGCAACGCCAGTGCCTCAAGGGACTGGTACTGCTGATGGACATCCGCCAGCCGCTCAAGGAGTTCGACTTGCAGATGCTCTCGTGGGCAGTCAACGCCGGGCTGCCGGCACATATTCTGCTGACCAAGGCCGACAAGCTGAAAAACGGGCCCGCCAACAATGTGCGTTTCGCGGTGGAAAAGGAACTGAAGGCACTGGAACTGGACAACAACGTCAGCGTACAGATCTTCTCCTCTCCCAAGCGCAAGGGGCTGGAGAAGCTGGAGGCGCGCCTGAATCAGTGGCTGTCGCTGACGCCACCAGAGGCACAAGAAGACGACAACGCAACTCCCGCCTAG
- a CDS encoding thiol:disulfide interchange protein DsbA/DsbL: MRAVVALFTMLLSLAACAQESPGKFKAGQHYEVLPQAVAQDDDSKIEVTELFWYGCGHCYHFEAPLKKWQQTMPADVALKKIPAIWQPVMEVHARMFYVADAMGALDKVHGPVFNAIAQQRKMFADRDGRNWNPDNAAIAAIFADNGADGEKAVKLLNSFAINSKVKQGQAKQRAYNLSGTPEMVVAGKYRVSTSLPGLKGKSNGQQLMLDVVDFLIEKERAEKG; the protein is encoded by the coding sequence ATGAGAGCTGTTGTTGCCCTGTTTACCATGCTGCTGAGCCTTGCAGCCTGCGCCCAGGAGTCACCGGGTAAGTTCAAAGCAGGCCAGCACTACGAAGTGCTGCCACAGGCTGTCGCCCAGGATGACGATAGCAAGATCGAAGTCACCGAGCTGTTCTGGTACGGCTGTGGACACTGCTACCACTTCGAGGCGCCGCTGAAAAAATGGCAGCAAACCATGCCCGCCGACGTCGCCCTGAAGAAGATTCCGGCCATCTGGCAGCCAGTGATGGAAGTGCATGCCCGCATGTTCTACGTGGCAGATGCCATGGGTGCTCTGGACAAGGTGCATGGCCCGGTGTTCAACGCCATCGCCCAGCAGCGCAAAATGTTTGCCGACCGTGACGGCCGCAACTGGAACCCGGACAACGCCGCCATTGCCGCGATCTTTGCCGACAATGGTGCCGACGGTGAAAAAGCGGTGAAACTGCTCAACTCCTTCGCCATCAACAGCAAGGTCAAGCAGGGCCAGGCCAAGCAGCGCGCCTACAACCTGAGCGGCACCCCGGAAATGGTCGTGGCCGGCAAGTACCGTGTCAGCACCTCGCTGCCCGGGCTGAAAGGAAAATCCAATGGCCAGCAGCTGATGCTGGACGTGGTGGACTTCCTGATCGAGAAAGAACGCGCCGAAAAGGGCTGA
- a CDS encoding ACT domain-containing protein, protein MNAQVKIDQLLQRMTPILNRTPLVMCTLDDTQLQRLLRECLCVFREREGVCALLPREIAEHEAIPEEGSYRQITLQYTACLQVPGLTGIIVGELADAGIQANIVSARFHEHLLVSERDAAQAMQILYGISNRLQYS, encoded by the coding sequence ATGAATGCCCAGGTAAAAATCGACCAGCTGTTGCAGCGTATGACCCCGATTCTGAACCGCACCCCGCTGGTGATGTGCACTCTCGACGACACGCAACTGCAGCGGTTATTGCGTGAGTGCCTGTGTGTGTTTCGTGAGCGCGAGGGTGTCTGTGCGCTGCTGCCACGAGAAATAGCCGAGCACGAAGCCATCCCGGAGGAGGGCAGCTATCGCCAGATTACCCTGCAGTACACCGCGTGCCTGCAGGTACCCGGGCTGACCGGCATTATTGTGGGCGAGCTCGCCGACGCCGGTATCCAGGCCAACATCGTGTCTGCCCGCTTCCACGAGCACCTGCTGGTGAGTGAGCGCGATGCGGCGCAGGCCATGCAGATCCTGTACGGCATCAGCAATCGTCTGCAGTACAGTTAG
- the polA gene encoding DNA polymerase I, whose product MSNDKKPSAPLILVDGSSYLYRAFHALPPLATSQGQPTGAVRGVISMLRKHLKEHPESPVVVVFDAKGKTFRDELFEEYKSHRPPMPDDLRAQIQPIHDIIDAMGLPRLVIDGVEADDVIGTLAVQAQQKGIDVIISTGDKDMAQLVRPGVTLVNTMSNTVLDEEGVKEKFGVGPDLIIDFLALMGDKADNIPGVPGVGEKTALALLQGLGSLKDIYANLDAIAPLGFRGSKTLAKKMAEHKDAADMSYLLATIKTDVEMDCAPESLANGEPDTEKLRAMFSELEFRSWVDELGGDDDPESAAEALAVERNYSIILDEKTLDAWLERLKNAEVFAFDTETTSLNYMQAKLVGVSFAVEPGEAAYLPLAHDYMGAPAQVDFDVALGKLKPILEDERCKKVGQNLKYDSHILANYAIQLRGIARDTMLESYVLNSTASRHDMDSLAQKYLGESTVKFEDIAGKGAKQLTFNQIELDKAGPYAAEDADITLRLHRELSGRLAKEPSLEKVLDEIEMPLLPVLVHIERNGAYIDAAMLKKQSGELEQKMRELEQRAYEEAGEEFNLGSTKQLGTILFEKLQIPVIKKTPKGAPSTAEPVLQELALSHKLPALIMQYRGMAKLKNTYTDKLPQMIDPTSGRVHTSYHQAVAATGRLSSSDPNLQNIPIRTEEGRRIRQAFVADPRINGGSLIVAADYSQIELRIMAHLSGDKGLLDAFAAGADIHRATAAEVFEVPAAEVSDEQRRRAKAINFGLIYGMSAFGLAKQLDIPRADAQTYIDRYFQRYPGVLAYMENTRKQAADKGYVETLFGRRLYLPEINSRNGMQRQAAERTAINAPMQGTAADIIKRAMIAVDAWLREEALQSRLIMQVHDELVLEVPANERDVIVKRIPELMQAAAELDVPLIADLGEGVNWDEAH is encoded by the coding sequence ATGAGTAATGACAAGAAACCTTCCGCGCCATTGATTCTGGTTGACGGTTCCTCCTACCTGTACCGCGCCTTCCACGCCCTGCCACCCCTGGCCACCAGCCAGGGCCAGCCCACCGGCGCCGTGCGGGGCGTGATTTCCATGCTGCGCAAGCATCTCAAGGAGCACCCGGAAAGCCCGGTCGTCGTGGTGTTCGACGCCAAGGGCAAGACCTTCCGCGATGAACTGTTTGAAGAATACAAATCGCACCGCCCCCCCATGCCCGACGACCTGCGCGCGCAGATCCAGCCGATCCACGACATCATCGACGCCATGGGCCTGCCGCGGCTGGTGATCGACGGCGTGGAAGCAGACGATGTGATCGGCACGCTGGCGGTGCAAGCGCAGCAGAAAGGCATCGACGTCATCATCTCCACCGGCGACAAGGACATGGCCCAGCTGGTGCGCCCCGGTGTGACCCTGGTAAACACCATGTCCAACACCGTGCTGGATGAAGAGGGCGTGAAGGAAAAGTTTGGCGTAGGCCCGGACCTGATCATCGACTTCCTCGCCTTGATGGGCGACAAGGCCGACAACATTCCCGGGGTTCCGGGTGTGGGGGAAAAAACCGCGCTGGCACTGCTGCAGGGTCTGGGCAGCCTGAAAGACATCTACGCCAATCTCGACGCCATCGCGCCGCTGGGGTTCCGCGGCTCCAAGACCCTGGCCAAGAAAATGGCGGAGCACAAAGACGCCGCGGATATGTCGTACCTGCTCGCCACCATCAAAACCGATGTCGAGATGGATTGTGCGCCGGAGTCCCTGGCCAATGGCGAGCCGGATACGGAAAAGCTGCGGGCGATGTTTAGCGAGCTGGAGTTCCGCAGCTGGGTCGATGAGCTGGGCGGTGACGACGACCCGGAATCCGCCGCCGAGGCGCTGGCGGTCGAGCGCAACTACAGCATTATTCTCGATGAGAAAACGCTGGACGCCTGGTTGGAGCGGTTGAAAAACGCCGAGGTGTTCGCCTTTGATACGGAAACCACCAGCCTCAACTATATGCAGGCGAAACTGGTCGGGGTGAGCTTTGCCGTGGAGCCTGGTGAGGCCGCCTATCTGCCCCTTGCCCACGACTACATGGGTGCGCCCGCGCAGGTGGACTTCGACGTGGCACTGGGCAAGCTCAAGCCGATTCTTGAAGATGAGCGCTGTAAAAAAGTCGGCCAGAACCTCAAATACGACAGCCATATCCTGGCCAATTACGCCATCCAGCTGCGCGGCATCGCCCGCGACACCATGCTGGAATCCTACGTGCTGAACAGCACCGCCAGCCGGCACGATATGGACAGTCTCGCGCAAAAATATCTGGGCGAATCAACGGTCAAGTTCGAGGACATTGCCGGCAAGGGCGCCAAGCAGCTGACCTTCAACCAGATCGAACTGGACAAGGCCGGGCCCTACGCCGCGGAAGACGCTGATATTACCCTGCGCCTGCACCGGGAACTGAGCGGTCGCCTGGCCAAGGAGCCGAGCCTGGAAAAAGTGCTCGACGAAATCGAGATGCCGCTGCTACCCGTGCTGGTGCACATCGAGCGCAACGGTGCCTACATCGATGCGGCCATGCTGAAGAAGCAGTCCGGTGAGCTGGAACAGAAAATGCGCGAGCTGGAACAGCGCGCCTACGAGGAGGCGGGGGAGGAGTTCAATCTCGGCTCCACCAAGCAGCTGGGCACCATCCTGTTCGAAAAACTGCAGATCCCGGTGATCAAGAAGACCCCCAAGGGAGCGCCGTCCACCGCGGAGCCGGTATTGCAGGAGCTGGCCCTGTCGCACAAGCTGCCGGCGCTGATCATGCAGTACCGGGGTATGGCCAAACTGAAAAACACCTACACCGACAAGCTGCCGCAAATGATCGACCCTACCAGCGGCCGTGTGCACACCTCGTATCACCAAGCGGTGGCGGCCACCGGGCGACTGTCCTCCAGCGACCCCAATTTGCAGAATATCCCGATTCGCACCGAAGAGGGCCGCCGCATTCGCCAGGCGTTTGTTGCCGACCCGCGCATCAATGGGGGCAGCCTGATCGTGGCTGCGGACTACTCGCAGATCGAGCTGCGCATCATGGCCCACCTGTCCGGTGATAAAGGCCTGCTGGATGCGTTTGCCGCGGGCGCCGACATTCACCGTGCAACCGCCGCCGAGGTGTTCGAGGTGCCCGCGGCTGAGGTCTCCGATGAGCAGCGCCGCCGTGCGAAAGCCATCAACTTCGGCCTGATCTACGGCATGAGCGCTTTCGGCCTCGCCAAGCAGCTGGATATCCCGCGCGCGGATGCCCAGACCTATATCGACCGCTATTTCCAGCGCTACCCCGGTGTCCTCGCTTACATGGAGAACACCCGCAAGCAGGCCGCGGACAAGGGCTATGTGGAAACCCTGTTCGGCCGCCGCCTGTACCTGCCGGAAATCAATTCCCGCAACGGCATGCAGCGTCAGGCCGCCGAGCGCACCGCGATCAATGCGCCGATGCAGGGCACCGCGGCGGATATCATCAAGCGCGCGATGATTGCGGTGGATGCCTGGTTGCGCGAGGAAGCGCTGCAGTCGCGCCTGATCATGCAGGTACACGATGAGCTGGTGTTGGAAGTGCCGGCGAACGAACGGGATGTGATCGTAAAACGTATTCCGGAATTGATGCAGGCCGCCGCAGAGCTGGATGTGCCGTTAATCGCGGACCTGGGTGAAGGCGTCAACTGGGATGAGGCGCACTGA
- a CDS encoding c-type cytochrome, which yields MNSIIKKAALALGMVAFAQAGYAAGDATAGQAKAAMCVACHGADGNSPAPTFPKIAGLGEKYLLKQLHDVKNGDRAVPEMTGMLDNMNDQDLQDIAAFFASQNIQISGSEAFSVMLNNGDNVDGLALGREIYRAGNPSSGVPACMGCHSPTGLGNAPAGYPRLSGQYAEYVEKQLKAFRAGTRANDGETRVMRTVARQLTDAEIKAVANYVAGLTE from the coding sequence ATGAACAGCATTATAAAGAAGGCCGCTTTGGCTTTGGGGATGGTAGCGTTTGCTCAGGCAGGTTACGCCGCCGGTGACGCCACTGCGGGGCAAGCGAAGGCGGCGATGTGTGTTGCCTGTCACGGTGCAGATGGCAACAGCCCGGCACCAACCTTTCCGAAAATCGCCGGCCTTGGTGAAAAGTACCTGCTCAAGCAGCTGCATGATGTCAAAAACGGCGACCGTGCAGTGCCGGAAATGACCGGTATGCTGGACAATATGAACGACCAGGACCTGCAGGATATTGCAGCATTCTTCGCTTCGCAGAATATCCAGATTTCCGGCTCCGAGGCCTTCTCGGTCATGCTGAACAACGGCGACAACGTGGATGGCCTGGCCCTGGGCCGCGAGATCTACCGCGCCGGTAACCCCTCCAGCGGTGTTCCCGCCTGCATGGGCTGCCATTCACCCACCGGTCTGGGCAACGCCCCGGCGGGCTATCCGCGCCTGTCCGGCCAGTATGCAGAGTATGTGGAGAAGCAGCTGAAAGCCTTCCGCGCCGGCACCCGCGCCAATGATGGCGAAACTCGCGTTATGCGCACCGTGGCCCGCCAGCTGACCGATGCGGAAATCAAGGCCGTGGCGAACTATGTTGCCGGCCTGACCGAGTAA